The sequence below is a genomic window from Polaribacter vadi.
TCATGAAAAAGATGAAACTTTTGGCACGTATGTAACCAAATCAAAATCTAAAGACTACATAATTATTGGTTCTTACAGCACGCTTTCAAACGAAGCACAATATTTAGATGCTAATAATCCAACAGGGAAATTTACCATGTTGCAAGAAAGAGTAGCCGATTTAGAATATAATGTTTCTCATTATAAAGATCATTTTTATATAATGACGAATAAAGACAATGCTACCAATTTTAAGTTGATGAAAACTCCCATTTCTCAAACAACGAAAGAGAATTGGGTAGATGTTATTCCTCATAGAGAAGAAACCTTGTTAGAGGATTTTTCTATTTATAAAGAGTATTTAGTTTTAGAAGAACGTACAAATGGGTTGAATAGGATCCGTATAAAACGTTGGGACGAAACCGAGGATTATTATTTACCTTTTGGTGAAGAAACCTATTCAGTTGGTGTGTATGGAGATGATGAATTCGATACAGAAATTATAAGGTATTCTTACAATTCTTTTACAACTCCAAGTTCTGTCATCGATTTTAATATGGCAGATAAATCCAAAGAAATAAAAAAAGAACAAGAAGTTTTAGGAGGGAAGTTCAACAAAGAAAATTATAGAAGCGAACGTGTTTGGGCAACTGCAAGAGATGGAAAAAAAGTTGCCATTTCTATGGTGTATCATAAAGATACAAAGCTAAACAAAGACACACCATTAATGCAATATGCGTATGGTTCTTATGGACATACAATTTCAGATAGTTTTTCTACAACTCGTTTAAGTTTGTTAGATAGAGGTTTTGTATTTGCTTTAACGCATATTAGAGGAAGTCAATATTTAGGACGTGAATGGTATGAAGATGGTAAAATGTTGAACAAGAAAAATACATTTACAGACTTTATAGATTGCTCAAAATATTTAATTGATAATAACTACACATCAGCCAAACATTTATATGCAATGGGTGGTTCTGCAGGAGGTTTATTAATGGGTGCTATTATAAATATGAAGCCTGAGTTGTATAATGGTATTATTGCAGCTGTACCTTTTGTGGATGTTATTTCTACAATGTTAGACGATTCCATTCCTTTAACAACTGGAGAATATGATGAATGGGGAAATCCTAATGATAAAACGTATTATGACTATATAAAATCGTATTCGCCTTACGATCAAGTTGAGGCAAAAGAATATCCAAATATGTTGGTTACTACTGGTTATCACGATTCTCAAGTACAATATTGGGAACCTGCAAAATGGGTTGCAAAATTAAGAGAACTAAAAACAGATGCTAATTTGTTAATGTTGCATACCAATATGGAAGCTGGTCATGGAGGAGCTTCAGGGCGTTTTGAAGCTTTAAAAGAAACAGCAAAAGATTACACATTCTTTTTAGCTCTAGAGAATAAAGTAGATATTGAAAATAGTAAGATTTAAAATAATTTCGTATTTCAATTAGGATGTGTATTTTTGCAACCGATTGAAAAACAAACCTCACAGGTTTTTCATGCTGAATGCTATTCAGTATCCAAAATCTGTGAGGTTTTTCCATGAAAACTAAGCATGACAAGAAATCAAGGAATTAACAATACTATTCTAGAATTGGTTGGAGAAACACCAATGGTAAAACTCCAAAGAATAACCAAACATTTAAAAGGTACTTATTACGCAAAATTAGAAGCCTTTAACCCTGGGTTGTCTCAAAAAGATAGAATTGCACTGCATATTGTAGAAAATGCGGAAAAAAAGGGAATCCTTAAAAAAGGAGCAACCATTGTAGAAACAACATCTGGCAACACAGGCTATAGTTTAGCAATGATTGGTTTGGTAAAAGGTTATAAATGTATTTTAGCAGTTTCAGACAAATCTTCTCAAGATAAAATCGATTTATTAAAAACAATGGGAGCAGAGGTACATGTTTGTCCTGCAAATGTACCAGCAGCAGACCCAAGATCTTATTATGAGGTTGCCAAAACCATTCATAGAAAAACGAAGAATTCTGTGTATATCAATCAATATTTTAACGAATTAAATATTGAAGCACATTATAGAACTACAGGTCCAGAAATCTGGGAACAAACACAAGGCAAAATCACGCATTTAGTGGTGGCAAGTGGTACTGGAGGCACTATTTCTGGAACAGGAAAATACTTAAAAGAACAAAACCCAAACATTAAAGTTTTAGGAGTTGATGCTATTGGCTCTGTCTTAAAAAAATATCACGAAACTGGCGAATTAGATTTAAACGAAGTTTCACCTTATAAAATTGAAGGTTTAGGAAAAAATTTAATTCCGACTGCAACCGATTTTGACGTTATTGATATCTACGAAAAAGTATCTGATAAAGAAGCCGCTTTTGCAGCAAGAAACATTGTAAAAAAAGAAGGAATTTTCTGTGGATATACTTGTGGAGCAGTTGTGCAAGCTACCAAGCAATATGCAGAGCAAGATTATTTTGATGAAAATAGCGTTGTCGTCCTTATTTTTCCTGATCATGGTTCACGCTATATGAACAAAATTTATAACGACTCTTGGATGAAAGAACAAGGTTTTATGGAATAGTTCTACAAATAATACTATAAAATTACTTACATTGTCCAAATTCTTAATTTTACTTAACTTTGCACGTTTTTAAAAACAAAACATAAAATGACGACAGATTTATTTGATAGATTTATAAAAGATAAAGGTCCCTTAGGAAAATGGGCTAAACAAGCAGAAGGATATTATGTTTTTCCGAAGTTAGAAGGTCCAATTTCTAACAGAATGTCTTTTAATGGTAAAAAAGTAGTTACTTGGAGTATCAATGATTATTTAGGATTGGCAAACCATCCAGAAGTTTTAAAGGTTGATGGAGAAGCTGCAGCAGAACATGGAATGGCATACCCAATGGGTGCTAGAATGATGTCTGGACACACACCAATTCACGAGCAATTAGAACGTGAATGTGCAGAATTTGTTAATAAAGAAAAAGCATATTTACTAAACTTTGGTTATCAGGGGATTATGTCTGCTATAGACGCTTTGGTTACTAAAAATGATATTATTGTCTATGATATGGACACACATGCTTGTATTATAGATGGTGTTCGCTTGCATTCAGGAAAACGTTTTGTATATCGTCATAATGATATGGAAAGTTTTGAAAAAAACATAAAGCGTGCTGCAAAAATGGCAGAAAAAACTGGAGGAGGAATTCTAGTAATTTCTGAAGGTGTTTTTGGAATGCGTGGAGAACAAGGGCGTTTAAAAGAAATTATCGCTTTTAAAAAAGAATACAACTTTAGAATTTTAGTAGATGATGCTCATGGTTTTGGAACTCTTGGAGAAGGAGGAAGAGGTACTGGTTTTGAGCAAGGAATTCAAGATGAAATTGACGTTTATTTTGCAACTTTTGCAAAATCAATGGCAGGTTTTGGTGCTTTTTTAGCAGGAGATAAAGATGTAATGCAGTTTTTGCAATACAATATGCGTTCGCAAACTTTTGCAAAATCTTTGCCAATGGCAATGGTTAAAGGAGCTTTAAAGCGTTTGGATATGTTGCGTACTATGCCAGAATTAAAAGAAAAATTGTGGGAAAACACAAGAAACTTACAATCTGGTTTAAGAGATGCAGGTTTCGATTTAGGAACCACACAAACTTGTATTACTCCAGTATTTTTAAATGGAGAAATACCAGAAGCAATGGCAATGGTAAATGATTTACGTGAAAATCACGGAATTTTCTGTTCTATTGTTGTGTATCCTGTAATACCAAAAGGTTTAATTATCTTAAGATTGATACCAACAGCAACACACACACAAGATGATATTGATGAAACCATTACTGCTTTTTCTGCAATTCGTGAAAAATTAGAAAATGGAACCTATAAAAAGATTGCAGCAGCAATGGTGTAGTTTTTATAATTAAAGAATTTTAGAAATCGTGTTTTATAACACAACTCGATAATTCTTTTTGTTTTTTTATAATATTAAAAATAAAAAAGAGGATAATTAAAGCTAATTATCCTCTTTTTTATTACTTAATAAGTTTTTAAATTGCTGATGCTCCAGCTTCTGCAACAATATGGTCGTTTTCAACTGAACTTCCACTAACACCAATACCTCCAATAATTTCTCCTGATTCATTTTTAATTGGCACACCACCTGGAAAAGTAATCAATCCATTATTTGAATGTTCAATATTAAATAAAGGTTGTCCTGGTTGAGATAACTCTCCAATAATTCCTGTATTCATATCAAAAAAACGAGCTGTTTTTGCTTTTTTAATTGATATGTCAAGTGAGCCTAACCATGCACCATCCATTCTACCAAATGCAACTAAATTTGCTCCAGCATCTACAACTGCAATATTCATTTTTGTGTCAATTGCTGTAGATTTTTCTTTTGCTGCTACAATTGCTTTTTCTGCTTGTGCTAATGTAATATTCATAATTTTGTGTTTTAATTTTGTTATTATTTTAGGTATGTTTCCTATCGATATCTGGAATTTTTAATTTTGTAGGTAACGTTTCCGTATATGAAAAATAGCTGATTACAATGCTATTTCTTTTTGGATAGAAATAAAAATAGCAGAAAAAAACAAACTTTTTGTATTGCTCTTAACTGCTATTTTTAGTTACAATGCTGTAAGTATTTTTTACTTATAGTAAATTTAAGCTTGTTTTATAAATTGAGCGTCAATTACCAATTTCACTTTATCCGAAACTACAATACTTCCTGCTTCTGTAACAGCATTCCAAGTTAAATTAAACTCTTTTCTATTGATTTCTCCACTTATTTCAAAACCTGCTTTAGTTTGTCCATAAGGGTCAACAGCAATACCATTTAAATCAACATCTAATTTTACTGTTTTAGTAACATCTTTTATAGTTAAGTCTCCAATTAATTGTTGCCCGTCAAAAGATTTAGAAACAAATTTCATTTCTGGAAATTTCTCCGAATTGAAAAAATCTTCAGATTTCAGATGTGTATCTCTATCTTTATTTTTTGTGTTTATAGAATCTATTTTTGCATTTAACTCAAAAGAAGCATTATCGAAACTTTCATCATTTGTATTTATAGTTGCGTCAAAATTTTCAAAGTGACCTGTAACTGTTGAAATCATCATGTGTTTAACTTTGAATGTAATTTCTGAATGCGTATTGTCTATTTTCCAATTCATTTTTATTATGTTTTATTAGTTAATAATTTATTCGATACAAAATAACTTTTAAAAAATAATCTATGCATTGATGTATGATAAGAAATTACATTTTAAAATTTTTTCGAGTCAATTCTTTACGGACACGACTCAGGCTCTCAGGTGTAATTCCTAAATAAGATGCAATCATAGTTTGTGGAACTCTATTCACAATATCTGGGTACATTTTTAAGAATTCTAAATATCTATCTTCTGCAACTGCACTTAATAATAGTTTAATCCTTTTTTTTAAATGACGAATATGATTGTGCAGTAATCGATTATTAAAGTCAGTAAATTTTGGAAATTTTTTTGAAAGCAAAAGAAAAAAGTTTTCATCTAATAGAATGACTTGGCTATTCTCCAAAGCTTGAATAAAATAAGCTGACGGTTGACTGAAATAGACACTTTCTCTATCTGTAACAATCCAACTTTCAGGCGCAAAAGACAATATGTGTTCTTTACCTTTTTCATCAATCGAATATTGTCGTAAAAGTCCTTTTTCTACAAAAAATGAGTGTTTGCAATTTTCGCCTATTCTTAGTAATAGCTCATCTTTTTTAACGGTTTTTACCACACAATTTTTAGCTATTGATGAAATTTCATTTTCGTCAATTTCAAGAGTTGAAGTTAAAAATGTATTGAAATTAGAATAATTCATTTATTTTTTTGACAGTTTTTGAAAAATATCTATAAAGTTGAATATAAGCTTTGTTGCGTTTGTCTAGCAGTAAATTTAGTAAATCGTCCAAGAAAGTCCGCTAAAATTTTCGTAAGTAGGCTAAAACTAGCAATTATTTTATATGGCATAAGTTTACTTTTAAAAAGTTTCTGCTTTTAAAAATGTCTTTTGGTCAACAAAAAATTTGCTTTGCTATTATTCAGTTGTGACTAATTTTTTATTTTTTAAATATACGTCAAATTACGTATTGTCTCGCTTACTATCATCTGCTAATTTTGGCTTATAAAATTATTTATTATGAAAAATATCATACTTTTCGGATTGAGTGTAATTGGCATTTGCTCCATCCAAGCACAGAATTGGCAAAACTTGAACGCTACCACTCCTATTTCAGCTTCTTATCTTATTGCTGCTAGCCATTTGGGAGATAATATCTTGGTAATTGGCAACAATCAACTAATGGCTCTTTCAATTGATAAAGGCGCTTCTTGGACAGCCCCGACTATCACTCGTCCTCCAGGACAGTATGTAGCTTTGTATAATGGAGGTGATCGTATTTATGCCAATATGAAAATCAATACCTATGATTATGAATTGCATTATACACTTGACAATGGAACAACGTGGACGAGAGATACAATAGGTCTTCCCCAAAACTATGTAGACACTGGTAAACTTTCTATGAATGTAAAAAATATGGGTAATGGATATCTTATGGCTTATGATGCTACGCATACCAGCTACAAACAAAATGGTACAACTGCCTGGATCCAGACTACAATATCCACATCAATTTCTGATGTCACTTCTCTGAACGATGTTTGGTATGTACTTGGTCAGAATGATATTATGAAAAGTACAGATCATGGCGCAACTTGGGCACCAGTACCATTGAATGGTTTACCTAGAGGAGGTGGCTGGTTTAAAATTACTACGAATGGTGTAAATAGAATGTTCATTTTAGAATCTCCAGCAAATGGTGGTAACGAAGTTTATTATTCGGATGATTCTGGAGAAAGTTGGAGACTTGCCAATTCTGCTGGACATTATACCCACCAGAATGCATGGCTTGGAGCCATGTATGCAGTGGAAGATTATGTTTTTGCCGCGGTTAATCCAGCTTCTGGAGGTTTTTTTGATCCTCCTCCTTATTTGTTTTCATCGACCAAAGTTCCTGATTTTCAAAAAGGTGATACCAATGGATTGTTTACAAGACTTACCACATCGCCACTTCCTTTATTCTTTCATATTGATGACAAATTATATACAATGAATTGGGATTTGTTCAGTTCGAATCCTGGTTTTAAGGGAACCTTAGGAATTGATGAAAATATAGAATTTACTTTTAATGCTTATCCAAATCCTACAAAAGGAGCTTTCTATTTGGACATTCCAGTGAATACAAAATGGATATTGACTTCGATAGATGGAAAAGTGATATCTAAAGGGGTTGTAAAAGATCATAAAACTAACATCAATATGGAAACATTAGATAATGGAATTTATTTGGTACAAACATTTTTTAATGGTAAAAAAGTTGTGAAAAAAGTAGTTAAATATTAATTGGTTCAAAAATTAACTTGATGTGTTTTTCGACTATAAGTTCTGCTTAAATTTTTAATTTAAATGTTTCACTGTAACGTCTAATTACTTTATCATTTTTATATATGATTTTTAAAATTATGTAGCTTTTATAAAGACGGGTCACTTAGCTAAGAACGGTTTTATTGTTTAAAAAACCTATAGAAAAACACCGAAAAGTAAAAAAAAACTCGAATAGCAAACACCATTCGAGTTTTTAAATTATTATAAAAATAAGTTTTAGAATCTAAATTCTAAACCACCATAGATTCCAAAAGGATGTCCAGGTCTTAAACCTGCAGGAACTCTAGAAGCTGCATAGGTTTCATCTAACAAATTAATAATATTGGCAGTAAGGCTTAATTGATTGTTTACGAAGTATTTACCAGAAGCGTCAATTACAAAATTAGCATCAACTCTTTCATTATCTGGAATGTTTCCTGAACCTGCAAGCGTTCTAAACTCACCATTATAACGTGCGTTTAAATTAATTTCAAAAGCTGAATGTTCTACAGAAAAAACAACATTAAATTGATGTTTTGGAATATATGGTAATTCATCACCCATAGTTACAGTTCCCCATAAAGCATCATCACTACCAAAACTATTTTGGAATTCAGTGTTTGTAAAAGTATAACCAACAGAAATAGGCAAGGCAATTTTGGCATCCGCTTTTGCGAAATTATAATTTAGTAACAATTCAATTCCGTTTACATTTACTTCACCAGCATTAAACTGATCTAAAGAACCTGTTCCACCAGTCGCAGCTAAATCGCTTCCTAAAAGATTAGAATAATCGTTAAAGAACCCTACAAATTCACCAGAAATTCCTGCAAAATTAAAACGCGTTCCTAACTCATAATTAATACTTTCTTCTGGTTCTTGACCTTCTTGATTTCCAGGAGGCGAAAATCCCTTATGAACACCACCAAAAATAGATAAGTCGTTATTAAATCGATAATTTGCACCCATTCCAGGAATAAAAACATTCACTGAATTCTCTCTTTCCGCTAAATTTACACCAGTTCTGTTTACATCACTTTTACCAAAATCTTCTCTTTTTAAAGTGATATTTTCATAACGAACTCCAGGTGTAAACGTCCAATTATTATATTTTAATTTATAGGTGATAAAAGAAGCAAACGCATTTGCACTTGTAATTCTGTTGGCATCAGTTCCATGAGTTCCAGCTGTTGTTAAGGCTAAAACACCAGTGTCAGAAATACCATATTGATCTACCCATTGAAAACGATCTTCCTCATCATAATGAAAACGAAAACCAACTTCAATATCATGAAAAGCATCTCCTTTATACCAATGATAATCTAATTTAGATTGGATTCCTTGTGACTCATATTTTCTATTATTTGCTTTAACTCCAAGAGCATCTGCACCCGAATTTACGCTTCCATTTACAATTGCAAAATGGTTAGGCAAAGTTGTTGAGTTTTCTAAAATATTGGCAATAGATTGTTTATCACCATTAAAAGTAACATCATTTAATTTATACCAGTTTCTAGCAAAATTATTTTGATATGCAGTAGTTGTTAATCGTATATTTTTAGAGAAGTTCGCTTTGTGTGTAATTGCATATTGTGTATGGTCAGTCTTCATTTTATCAGCATCAGAAGACGCATATCTTGCAAACGGATTTTCATTAAAATCAGCTTCTGTCAGCCCTAAATAGGTTTCATTACCAACCTCATCTGAATATTGAAATTTAAATTCAAAAGACTGTTTTACTTGCGCATTTGGGAATAAGTTTACAGCTAATTTGGCAACAACATCATTCTTATTAAAACCTGTGTCTTTTCCACTTGGCAAGGTTTTAAAACCATCTGAACCATAATTTAAATACTCAACCATGTATCCAAAAGTTTCATTTCCTCCACCAATTTTAGCATGCAATTGGCTAGAATTAAAGCTACCATAACTGGCTCTCACTTGTCCTCCAAATTCAGTCGGAATTTGAGAAGAAATCATATTAATAGCACCACCAGTTGTAAAAGGCCCATATTGTACTTGGCTACTTCCTTTTAAAACTTCTACAGCTTCCATTCTAGCAATAGTAGGGAAGTAGTAAGCAGATGAAGCACTGTAAGGAGCTGGTGCAATTAAAATGCCATCTTCCATTAAGGTAATTTTAGAACTTCTTTCTGGAGAGGTTCCTCGCAAACTAATATTTGGACGTAAACCAAAACCATCTTCTTCATAAATACTAACTCCAGGCACTGTTCTTAGTGCTCTATTTACATCTGTAAAACCAAATTTTTGCAATTCTTTTGGCGATAAATAATATGCAGAACCTGTTCTGTTTTTTGCTACATATTTATTGCCAAAAATAGCAGTTGTAGAAATAATTACTTCGTCCAATTTTTGGATTGAATCTAACGTAACATCCTTTTTCTTTTTTTCTTGAGCACTTATTGCAAGCGTACATAAGGCTGATAATACAAGAAGACCTTTCTTCATTTTATTTAGATTAAGTATAAATAGGTTTTTAAAACAGGCGCAAAGATACAACCCCATCATACATTTACAAAGTTTATTTAGAATAAATAAATATTGATCTATAATAAATTGATTTTCAAAACATAATTATAGTATATGATTTATTAAAAATTTAATAAATAATTTAGGGTTTATAAACCATTCATATTAAATTAGTTTACAATCAATATAAATCGTAAATTTGTACGCAATTATATCTTAATTGCAACATGATAGCACACGAAAACAAAATTTTAGGAGAAGGACTAACATATGATGATGTTCTTTTAGTTCCAGCTTTTTCTCAAGTACTTCCAAGAGAAGTAAGTATACAAACAAAATTTACTAGAAATATTACCATTAACGTTCCTATTGCTTCTGCAGCTATGGATACTGTTACAGAATCTGCTTTGGCAATTGCCATTGCAAGAGAAGGTGGTATTGGAGTTTTACATAAAAACATGACCATTGAGCAACAAGCCCAAGAAGTTAGAAAAGTAAAACGTGCAGAGAGTGGAATGATTCTAGATCCTGTAACATTGCCTTTAACTGCCAAAGTTTTAGATGCAAAAGCATTTATGAAAGAGCATGGAATTGGTGGAATTCCGATTGTGGATGCTCATGGAATTTTAAAAGGAATTGTAACCAATAGAGATTTGCGTTTTGAGCATGACAATAATAGACCAATTGTTGAGGTGATGACCAGTGAAAACTTGGTAACTGCAGGTGTTGGAACTTCTTTAAATGATGCAGAAAAAATTCTTCAGAATTATAAAATAGAAAAACTTTTAATTGTTGATGATGCTTATAAATTAAAAGGATTAATCACTTTTAGAGATATCACAAAAGTTACTCAAAAACCAATTGCCAATAAAGATTCTTTTGGTAGGTTAAGAGTTGCAGCAGCTTTAGGTGTAACTCCAGATGCTGTTCATAGAGCAGAAGCTTTGGTAAATGCAGGAGTTGATGCTGTAATTATAGATACTGCTCATGGACATACAGAAGGTGTTGTAAAAGTATTGAAAGCTGTGAAAGAAAAGTTTCCTGAATTAGATGTTGTAGTAGGAAATATTGCAACTCCAGAAGCAGCAAAATATTTAGTAGCTGCAGGTGCAGATGCTGTAAAAGTAGGGATTGGACCAGGTTCTATTTGTACAACAAGAGTTGTTGCAGGAGTTGGGTATCCTCAATTTTCGGCAGTTTTAGAAGTTGCACACGCTATTAAAGGTAGTGGAGTTCCTGTAATTGCAGATGGTGGAATTCGTTATACAGGAGATATTCCTAAGGCTATTGCTGCTGGTGCAGATTGTGTAATGTTAGGATCACTTTTAGCTGGTACCAAAGAATCTCCAGGAGAAACCATTATTTACGAAGGAAGAAAGTTTAAATCTTATAGAGGAATGGGGTCTGTAGAAGCTATGAAACATGGTTCTAAAGATCGATATTTCCAAGATGTAGAAGATGATATTAAAAAATTAGTTCCTGAAGGAATTGTTGGTAGAGTACCTTATAAAGGAGAATTGTTTGAAAGCATTCACCAGTTTGTGGGTGGTTTAAGAGCAGGAATGGGATATTGTGGTGCAAAAGATATTGAAACTTTAAAAGAAACTGGGAGATTTATAAGAATTACAGCAAGTGGAATTAACGAAAGTCATCCTCATGATGTAGCAATTACAAAAGAAGCGCCAAACTATAGTAGAAGATAATAAGCAAGCAAAATATTTTTAATAAACAAAAACGAAAATGGAAGATCAGAATTTTATCAATTTTAAAAAAACGCGAGATTTAGGAGCGATGATTTCTGATACCATTAAGTTTTTGAGTGTAGAGTGGAAACCCTTTTTAGGAACTATTCTTAAAATATCTATTATTCCTATTATCATTGCTATTTGTGCAGTAATTTATTTTGCAATGATATCTACCGATTTTATTCTTGATTTATCTCAGTTTAATGAAGACAGTATTTTTGATGAATTAAATTCTTCTCAAATATTAGTGCCACTTTTAATTTATATACTTTCATATATAGTTGCGTATTCTTTAATGACAGTGTCTTCTTTAGCTTACATAAAATCTTATATAGCTAATAAGGGTTTTGTAAATTTTGATGAGGTTCAAAAAACAACCAAAGACAAATTTTGGTCATACATAGGGTTGTTTATTTTAGTGGCAATTATTGTTGGTTTTGGGATGTTATTTTGTATTCTGCCAGGTATTTATTTTGCAGTAGTTTTATCATTATCTATTTGCTTGGTCATTTTTAAAAATAAAGGTGCTTTAGATTCAATTAGCGATTCTTTTGGTTTCATAAAAGGTCATTGGTGGGAAACATTTGGGATTTTATTGGTGATACAAATTTTAATTGGTCTTATAGGATTTTTTGCTGGTTTACCTGCAAGTATTTATCAAGGTGCTGATATGACTACAATCTTACAAGGGCAAGATCCTACTGAAATGTTAAATTCTTTTCAAGATCCTATTTATTTAGTTTTAATGGGGTTTTCTTACCTTATAAATTTCATTTTGTATTTAGTTTCAGTAATTGTTATTGTATTTGTTTATTATGATATAAAAGAACAAAAAAATCCTACTTCAGAGATGATTAATGAAATTGGTGTTTATTAAATAATTTTTGATTTATAGAATTATTTTTACTAAATCTAATATTATTTTTTTAATATCTTTTTATGATAAGGTTTCGCTCCTATGGAGCTCTACTTTAGTTTTTATTGTATTCATCTATTAATATTTTGCTCCTATGGAGCTGAAAATCTCATAGGGATGAAATATTTATAACAAATTGATTTGAAGATCAATTAAACCATAAAAGGGCGAAATAACAAAACTGTATGGAAGTTTTTGATTTTTTATTCACAAAAGAGTTTATTTAGATTTTAAGAGAAGCCTAGTAGTCTTGCTAACACAAGATTGAAAATCTTTATGTGATTTCTCCCAAAAGGTCGAAAAGACAAAACTGGATGGAAGTTTTTATTTTCAATTAGGATT
It includes:
- a CDS encoding TonB-dependent receptor family protein; translated protein: MKKGLLVLSALCTLAISAQEKKKKDVTLDSIQKLDEVIISTTAIFGNKYVAKNRTGSAYYLSPKELQKFGFTDVNRALRTVPGVSIYEEDGFGLRPNISLRGTSPERSSKITLMEDGILIAPAPYSASSAYYFPTIARMEAVEVLKGSSQVQYGPFTTGGAINMISSQIPTEFGGQVRASYGSFNSSQLHAKIGGGNETFGYMVEYLNYGSDGFKTLPSGKDTGFNKNDVVAKLAVNLFPNAQVKQSFEFKFQYSDEVGNETYLGLTEADFNENPFARYASSDADKMKTDHTQYAITHKANFSKNIRLTTTAYQNNFARNWYKLNDVTFNGDKQSIANILENSTTLPNHFAIVNGSVNSGADALGVKANNRKYESQGIQSKLDYHWYKGDAFHDIEVGFRFHYDEEDRFQWVDQYGISDTGVLALTTAGTHGTDANRITSANAFASFITYKLKYNNWTFTPGVRYENITLKREDFGKSDVNRTGVNLAERENSVNVFIPGMGANYRFNNDLSIFGGVHKGFSPPGNQEGQEPEESINYELGTRFNFAGISGEFVGFFNDYSNLLGSDLAATGGTGSLDQFNAGEVNVNGIELLLNYNFAKADAKIALPISVGYTFTNTEFQNSFGSDDALWGTVTMGDELPYIPKHQFNVVFSVEHSAFEINLNARYNGEFRTLAGSGNIPDNERVDANFVIDASGKYFVNNQLSLTANIINLLDETYAASRVPAGLRPGHPFGIYGGLEFRF
- the guaB gene encoding IMP dehydrogenase, whose translation is MIAHENKILGEGLTYDDVLLVPAFSQVLPREVSIQTKFTRNITINVPIASAAMDTVTESALAIAIAREGGIGVLHKNMTIEQQAQEVRKVKRAESGMILDPVTLPLTAKVLDAKAFMKEHGIGGIPIVDAHGILKGIVTNRDLRFEHDNNRPIVEVMTSENLVTAGVGTSLNDAEKILQNYKIEKLLIVDDAYKLKGLITFRDITKVTQKPIANKDSFGRLRVAAALGVTPDAVHRAEALVNAGVDAVIIDTAHGHTEGVVKVLKAVKEKFPELDVVVGNIATPEAAKYLVAAGADAVKVGIGPGSICTTRVVAGVGYPQFSAVLEVAHAIKGSGVPVIADGGIRYTGDIPKAIAAGADCVMLGSLLAGTKESPGETIIYEGRKFKSYRGMGSVEAMKHGSKDRYFQDVEDDIKKLVPEGIVGRVPYKGELFESIHQFVGGLRAGMGYCGAKDIETLKETGRFIRITASGINESHPHDVAITKEAPNYSRR